A window of Streptomyces sp. NBC_00523 genomic DNA:
AGCGGTACGTCTCGATGGCCTTGAAGTCGGCGCGGATGGCGGGCAGCACCATGCGGACGATCTCCTCGTCGGCGAGCACCCCCGGGTCGGTGCCGGCCAGTTGCTGGATCTCCGCGATGAGGGCGTCGTCGCCCTTGGTGTGCACGCTGTCGGGGCGCGGCATGTGGGGGGCGCGGCGGCCGGAGACGATCAGGCCGAGCGGCGGTTCGCCCTCCGCCTCCATGCCGCGGGCGAGTTCGAAGCCCAGTACGGCGCCCATGCTGTGTCCGAAGAGGACCAGCGGGCGGTCGGCCCAGGGCCGCAGCGCCTGGTGGATGGCGTCGACGAGTTCCTCGGTGACGGTGATCGGAGGCTCGTGGCGGCGGTCCTGGCGGCCCGGGTACTGGATGGCCAGGACGTCGGCGTGGGCGGCCAGGGCCTGGGAGAAGGAGAAGAAGGCGGAGGCGGTGCCCCCCGCGTGCGGGAGGCAGACGAGGCGGTACGGCTGCTCGGGGGCCGGGTGGAAGCGGCGGACCCACAGCTCCGTGTCGGTGTCGATGCTCATTCCCGTTCCTGCTCCCTGCTCGTTGCCCGGTACTCGTCGCATGCGCGGAGGGCAAGGTAACGGCGGGTGGTTAAGCCGTACTTGTGCGGCGGTCACCACCCGGCGGAGGGGCACTTCCCGATTGCCCACTCCTGGCCTTCAACCGGAAGACGTATCTGGGGCACACTCTGGACTCGCTGGTCCGGCAGACCCTGCCGCGCGAGGCCTCGCCCTACCCGGCGGCGGTGCGCTCCGGCCCCGGTCCCGCGAGCAGGGCGAGGGTCCTGCGGCGGGGCAGGAGGCGGGTGGTCAGGAGTGCGAGCAGGCGGTTGACCCGGCCCGGGACCGTGGTCGGCCCGTCCTCCTCGCGCAGGGCGCGCTGGGCCGCCGCGACGACCTGTTCCGGCGTCCCGACCAGGGCGGCGGGCGCGTCCTCGTGGCGCTGGGACTCGGTCGCCGTCATGCCGGGGCAGAGCGCCAGCAC
This region includes:
- a CDS encoding thioesterase II family protein, coding for MSIDTDTELWVRRFHPAPEQPYRLVCLPHAGGTASAFFSFSQALAAHADVLAIQYPGRQDRRHEPPITVTEELVDAIHQALRPWADRPLVLFGHSMGAVLGFELARGMEAEGEPPLGLIVSGRRAPHMPRPDSVHTKGDDALIAEIQQLAGTDPGVLADEEIVRMVLPAIRADFKAIETYRYQPDPGRDRALSCPLSVLTGESDPRVSLHEAMEWREHTSGSFTFRSFPGGHFYLTPQQDAVTRAIADDLAALGQERLGSAVG